In Crassostrea angulata isolate pt1a10 chromosome 6, ASM2561291v2, whole genome shotgun sequence, a genomic segment contains:
- the LOC128190007 gene encoding interleukin 17-like protein, whose product MLRICILVHMFIFLIPCDAMYITSSCKEISNWKIKQQLGYNPRESDMSFHIIPQFKKMQRSSISDKSHEQFTRLFGNSTCPSELNTSAFSVMFRSSCPWYIELSVDKTRIPVTMAKARCRCKDCQTKTRPHPDFSCAAVKTYRRVLREIPNQCDNEGFKMYTSDVEEVPVACTCVATRTRI is encoded by the exons ATGTTGAGAATTTGC attctggtacacatgtttattttccTGATACCTTGCGACGCAATGTATATAACTAGTTCTTGCAAGGAGATTTCAAActggaaaataaaacaacaacttGGATATAATCCACGAGAATCGGACATGTCCTTCCACATTATTCCACAGTTTAAAAAGATGCAGCGGAGCTCCATCAGTGACAAATCACACGAGCAATTTACCAGACTGTTTGGCAACAGCACGTGCCCTTCCGAGTTGAACACCAGTGCGTTTTCCGTGATGTTCCGGTCCAGCTGTCCATGGTACATCGAACTCTCCGTGGATAAGACAAGAATCCCCGTAACAATGGCGAAAGCACGATGCAGGTGTAAGGACTGTCAGACGAAGACCCGCCCACATCCGGACTTCTCCTGTGCAGCAGTGAAGACTTACCGGAGAGTGTTGAGGGAAATTCCGAATCAATGTGACAATGAAGGTTTTAAGATGTACACCTCGGATGTTGAAGAAGTGCCCGTAGCATGCACTTGTGTGGCAACAAGAACAcggatttaa